Within Microterricola gilva, the genomic segment ATGCCGTAGACGGTCACCTGGCGCGGCGTCTGGGTGAGGGCGATGGATGCCGCGACGGTGCGCAGGAAGGTGGAGCGCCCCGATTGCGGCGCCCCGATCACGGCGACGTGGCCGCCGGAGCGGGTGAGGTCGAGCCGCCACGGCGCCTGCCGCTGCTTGGTCGGGTCGTCCAGCAGGCCGATGGGGATCTGCAGCGTGCTCGCGCCGTCGTCGGTGGTCGTGCCCTGCAGTGCGCGGGCGAGGGTGACCCGGTTCGGCAGCGGCGGCAGCCAGACCGGGGCGGTGGAGCGGGCGGCCGTGCGCAGGCGGTCGACGCACTCGTCGATGAGGGCGCGCCCCGTCGTCGGCCGCGAGAGCTCCTCCTCGGCCGCTGCCTCGTCGCCGTCGGTGGCGACGCCGTTGTAGACGGGCAGCAGCAGCGGCACCGCGGAGCTCTCCGGCTCCGCGAGTTCGCGGGCGAGGTCGCCGGGCACCGGCCCGGAGACGTAGCCGGCACGGAAGCGGCGGTAGATCGAGGTGTCGACCTTCAGGTAGCCGAAGCCGGGAACGGCGGGCAGGTGGAAGGCGTCGGGGGTGTCGAGGATGACGGCGCTCTCGGCCTCGGAGAAGGTGCGCAGCCCGAGCCGGTACGAGAGGTAGGTGTCGAGGCCGCGCAGCTTGCCGCCCTCGATCCGCTGGCTGGAGAGCAGCAGGTGCACGCCGATGGAGCGGCCGATGCGACCGATCGTCAGCAGCAGGTCGACGAAGTCGGGTTCGGCGGTGAGCAGCTCGCCGAACTCGTCGATCACGACGAGCAGGTGCGGCATCGGCGGCAGCTCAGGGCGTTCGGCGCGGAGCTCGCGGTAGTGGCTGATCGACGCCGAGCTGCCGGCATCCTTCAGCAGCTGCTGCCTGCGCACGACCTCGCCGGCGATGCTGGAACGCGCGCGCTCGGTGAGCTGCGGGTCGTCGGCGAGGTTGTCGATGATGCCGGCGACATGGGGGAGCCCCTTGAACGGCGCGAACGCGGCTCCACCCTTGTAGTCGACGAGCACCATGCTGAGGTCGTCCGGGGAGTGCGAGAGCGCGAGGCCGAGGATCAGGGTGCGGAGCATCTCACTCTTGCCGGAGCCCGTCGCTCCGATGCAGATGCCGTGCGGCCCCATGCCGAGCTGGGCCGACTCCTTGAGGTCGAGCAGCACGGGGGCGCCGACGTCGTCGACACCGATCGGCACCCGCAGGAAGTCGCGCGGCGACCGCGGCGCCCACGAGGCGGCGGTGTTGAAGTCGGCCAGATCGCGGATGCCGAGCAGCTCGGTCACGCCGATGGCCCGGCCCTCGTCGAGCTGCTCCTGCGCGCTGAGGCTGACGCGCAGCGGGCTCAGCGTGCGGGCGATGCCGGCGAGCAGTGGGAGCCCGACGCGGTCGATGCGCGCGCTCACCGCTTCGGCCGCGGCATCCGTGCGCGCGTCGTCGATGGTGGCGGTGCCGGCGTCGATGCTCAGCCGCACGGTCACCTCGCTCGGCTCGTGCAGGCGGTCGCTCAGCAGGTGCACGGCGATGATGCGCAGCTCGGCGTCGCCGAGGTCGGCGTCGACGCTTGGCAGCACGGATGCGACCTGGCCGAAGTCGTCGATGAACACGACGAGCGCCGAATCCGGCAGCGCTCGGGCGCGGCCGGCCGGCGGCTTGCGCTTGGCGGTGGCCGCCCGCTGGGCGCGCTCGCCGAGCTCGCCGGAGATCACCTGGGCCAGCGCAGCGGTGCTGGACGCCAGTCGGCGCGCAGGCACCGGGCCGTCGAAGGTGTCGCCCATGCTGAGGTGGGGGAGCAGGTCGACGCCGGCCCAATCGGCGGCGGCGTGCTCGGGGAAGACGGCGGCCAGCTGCACGTCGTCCGGCGAGTGCATGGCGGCGATCTGCAGCAGCAGCGCGCGGGCGGCGCCGAGCACATTGCCCCGCTCGCCGATGATGGAGACGTGGCTGGCTCCGGCCAGGTCGATCGTCACGGGCATGGCCTGCACGCGGGAGTAGTGCCGCACGACGGCCTGCGCCTCGCCCGTCATGATCGGGTCGTAGGGCTGAACCGGGTTGGCGTCATCCGGGATCGCCAGATCGAAGCAGCGCACGTCGCCGAGGCCGATGCGCACACGGAGGAAGTCGACGTCGGAGCGCCGGCGCTCCCACCGCCTGGCCGGGTCATGCACGAGCTCGCCGAGCGTTCCGGGGTCCGGGTCGAGCAACAGCGCGTTCTCCCGCAGTTCCGCACCGCGCTCGCGCAGCGTTCCGCGGAGCGTCTCGAGGTAGTCGAGGTAGTGCTCGCGCTGGGTGCGCCTGGTCCTCGCCTGGTTGCCGCGCTGTGACAGTGCCATGCCGACGCCGCCGACGAGCGCGACGACGAGGATCATCGCGCCGACGACGACCATCACCGGGTTCGTGCGCAGCACCATGATCATCGTCATCGACGACAGGGCGCCGAGCACGGGCAGCATCGTCTGCATCGGCAGCCCGCCGACGGGGCCGTCCGGCATGATCGGGGGCGGCGCGATCATCTCGCGCTCGGCCGCCTCGACGGCGCGCGTGACGCGTGCCGGGCGGTGCACGATGCGGAGGGTCATGCGAGTACCCCCTCGCGAGTGACGGTGACGGGAGGGGCGATCGCGCTGCTGACGATGGTACCGGCGAGCCGGGCTGCGGCCAGGCGGGAGGGGGAGCGGGCGGGGCGGCCGGCTGCTCGCGCGGCATCGAACGGCATGCCGAGCACGGGGACGCCGGCGTGGCCGGCGACCGTCTCCAGCACCCGGCCGGCATCGCGACGCCGACCGTTGGCGACATCCACGAGCGCGAGCACGACGCGCGGCCCGGACTCCTGCCCCTGCAGTGCGGCGATCATGGCGACCGCCTCTTCGGCCGCGCGGCGCTCAGCGCGGGCGAGCAGGCAGACGACGTGGCTCGAGCCGGCGATCTCGGCGAGGTCGCTCTGCCAGGGGCGAACGCCCCAGTCGGTGCAGACGAGGTCGAAGAAGCGCGCGATCGAGCTGACCTCTGCCGCCCACGTGACCGTGGATGCCGGTGCGCCGGCGTCCCCGACGCGCAGCGTGAACAGGCCGCTCGCCGCCTGGGGCAGCCCGGCGACGGCATCCGCACCGTCGCGGGCGCGCTGACGGCGTTCGCTCTGGACCGTCGGCGCGCTCGGGGCGGTGGGCTCGGCCGTTCCCGCATGCCAGCCGAATCCGAGCGGACCACCGGCCGCATCGACGCCAAGCACCCGACCGCTCCGCCGGGGGGCGAGCACGGATGCCACGGCCGCCGCGGTCGTCGAGAGGCCGCTGCCGCCGTGCAACTGCACGAAGCCGACGCGCCTGCTCGTGGCGATGGGCTGGCGAATCGCGCTGTCGCTCTCGGCGACCGCCCGCGCGGTGCGCGCGGTCGCGGTGAGCATTGACAACGGCATCGCTCCGAGCGTCGCGAGGGGTGAGAGCGGGCGGGCGGCCATCAGAAGGTCTCCAGCAGCTGCGCGTACAGCCCGAACACGCCGAGCAGCAGCGGCACGGTGCTGACGACGGCGAGCGACTCGGTCGTGTTGCCGAGGCGGCGCAGCGTTGCCCGCGTGTGCGCGGCCGGCCGCACGCCGGCGGCGATGGCCACGAGCACGGCGGCGACGACGAGAGCCGCGAGCGCGAGCCATATTCCCGAAGCGGCATGTGCCGCAAACGCGCTGAGCGCGATGAGCGCGCTCGCCGTCCACAGCGCGATCGCGTCGACCGCCAGCGGGAACGCGCGGGTGCGGAGCGCGGCCGTCACGGCAAGCGCGGCGCCGAGGCCGATCGCCCAGCCGTTCGCACTGGCCACGAGACCGACGCCGCACAAGGCGAGCACGATGGCGGCGGCCACGGTCGACCACGACAGGGTGCGGTAGGCCTCGTCGGCGGTGCTGAGCACGGTGCGCCGCGAGCGGAGTCGGCCGGCGACGACCTCGTCGTCGAGGCCGGTGAGCCCGGCCGCGGCGAGGGCGAACCACGGAACGACGCCGCTTGCGATGGCGGCGACGACGCCGCCGATGCCGAGTGCGCCGAGCGGGTCGACACCGAGCACGAGCAGGAGGAGCGGAACGAGCAGCAGGGCGACCCCGAGCAGGCTGCCGGCGAGGGCGGCCCGGCGGCGCTGACCGATGCCGAAGCCGGCGGCGATGCAAAACCACGCCAGACCAAGGCAGTTCATGGCGGTCGCGAGCGCGACGACTGCGCCGAGGCGGGTTGGATCGGCGCTGCCGGATTCCTCGAGCGTCGGCATCGCGACGGGCAGCAGCGCGGCGGCGAGCGGTAGGGAGAGGCCGAGCGCGGCGGCGGTGGTCGCGGTGCCGGCCCAGCCCAGACCGGCGCGGCCGAGCAGCACGGCGGCGACGAGCAGCGCCGGCCAGGCGATGGCCAGCGGGAGCAGCGTTGACGCCGTGATCAGCGGGAGCGCGACGCCTCCAGCGATGGCGGCGATGATACCGATCGCCACCGCCGCGAGGGTATGCCTGGGGCGCTCGCCCCAGAGGCCGCCTCGCGTGCGCAGGGCGTCGGCGACGGCATCCGTCACATCGGAGACCTCGGGCGGGGCCGGGGCATCGTCGATGCGGCTGAGGTGCAGCAGCTCACCGTCGAGCACGAGCTGTTGCGCGGCGGAGAGGCCGAGGTCGAGCTGCTCTCCTGTGCTGCGCACCAGCGCGAGCGGGCGGGCGATCGATCCGCTCGGCTCGGCGAGCAGGCCCATCAGCCGCGGCATGAGGCCGGCGAACGGCTCCTCGCTCGGAACCACGAGTTCTGCCTTGTTCAGGGTGCCGATCACGGTGAGGCGGGTGAAGTCAGTCATGGTGTCTCCGAGGACGATGTGGCTGCGGGCTTCTGCTGCTGCTGCTGCGTGGCAAGGGTGTTGCTGACGAAGGAGACCCCGACGCACACGGCGCAGGCGACGGCGGCCAGCACGATGCTTGTCGTGAAGCGCTTCCGGTTGTCGTTGATCACGCGGCGGCCGTCGAGCTGACCCGTGAGGAAGGCGCCGAGCAGCCGGTTGCGATGCGTCTTGACCGCCTCGAGCAGGATCGCGTCGTGATTACGCGCCATGCTTGCCCCCGCTCTCACTCGTGCCCGTGTCGTTGAGACCCGTGTCCAAGCGGTGCCGGGCGCGCAGGCCGTCCAGCACCGCACTGCCGTTGCCGAGGAGCGCGCCGAGGCGATCGACGTCGACCGCGCCGAGCACGGCCTCGACGCGGGGCCAGCCGAGTTCGTCGAGGGTGCCGAGCGGGAAGAGCAGCGCGGGTATTCGCGGCCGCCCGACGGCGATGGCCCCGAACTCGGCGACCATCCGTGCGGGGTCCAGCCCCAGGGCACGCACGCCGGGCGCCCCGATCAGCAGGGCGAGCGGGTTGGCCGGCGCCTGCAGCACGGGGGAGCGCAGCTGGCTGCTGACGCCCGGCCGCGCCAGCGCGAGGGCGATGAGCGGCATCGTCTTCTCCTCGCCCGCGGCGAGCAAGCCGAGCACGCGCTCGGGGGCCGAGGTGGCCGAGTCCGAACCGGCGGCGCCGACGCCGAGGAACAGTTGCGAGATCTCCTCGAGGCCGCGGTCGGTCCGCCGAACGCCGAGCGTGCCCGTCAGCGGGTGCGTGCGCGTTCCCGCCAGCGCGAACTGGGTGTCGGCCGGCATCCGGCGGCGGGCGACTGCCGTGAGTTCGGCGCGATCCCAACCGACGGTGGCCGGCTCCGTGACGCCCCAGCCCGTCGGGGCGACACCCTGCAGTGTCGTGGTGGCCTGTTCGGCGAAGCCGCCGAGTACGGCGTCGGCGTCTGCACGGTGGCGCACGGAGGCGCTGAGCAGAATCTCGAGCTGGTCAGTCGGCTTCGGCCGCAGGTAGTCGACGGCGACGTCGTCGATGTCGCGAATCGCGGGCGAGGCGAGCACCTCGTCGATCGTCGCGAGTTTCGCGCCCGTGATGCCGTCACGCAGCGTGCCGCCCTGGCCGCGCACCACCCACGCACCGCGGTAGTCCCGCATCGCCTGGTAGTACGCCTCGGTGAGTGCGCTGAGCTCGTCGGTGACAAGCACGACGCGCACGTCGCCGCTCGCCGCCTGCACGAACAGGTCGGCGCGCCCCTCGCTGAGGTAGATCACCGCGCTGCGGCTCTCGCTCTGGACCCAACCGGCGTGCACGGCGTCGACGAGCGGATGCCGGATGGTCTCGTGGTCGGTCACGCGGCGCCTCTCATCGGCTTCACGAAGCTCAGCGAGCGGTCGCCGAGGGCGAGCATCCAGCGCTCGGGAACGGGGGTGCGGATGCCGGCCGGAAGCGCCTCGCCCATGGCCTCGGTCTCCGCGGTCCCGAGGAGCGTGGTGCCGTTCGTCGAACCGAGGTCGGTCACCCAGATCTCGCCGCCGGACCATTCGATCAGCGCGTGCGTCTTCGACAGTGTGCGGGAAAGGTCGGGCAGGGCCAGCAGCTCGTGCTGGATGCTCCCCACCGCATTGGAGGGGTTGCGCCCGATGAGCAGCCCTCCGCTCAGGCTGACGCGCTGGCCGCTGTCGAGCACCAGGGTGAGTGGGCCCTCCTGCGGGGTAGCGGCGGCGGCAGCGGGAACAGCGGCCGGTGGGAGAGCGGACTGCGGGAGCTCGGTTCGGGCGGCGCGCTCCGCGGTGGCGATCGCCAGCGGCGCGAGCGGGACGAAGACGGCACGGAGTGGGTCACGCCCGTCTAGCAGGTCGATGCATGACAAGCCGCGCCCGGCGCGCGTCACGATCCGTGCGAGGAGGGCAGGCGTTCCGAGCGGTGTCGCGGTGAGCGTGTCGACCGTGCGGGTGCGCGTGATCCAGCCGCCGAGCCAGCGGCCGCTGCGGCCGTTGGAGAGGAGGCAGAAGCCGGCGGCCACGACGCCGAGAAGCAACAGGAGCAGCCCAACCCCCTGTGTTCGGGGCAGGAACGCAGAGGCGAGCAGGGCTGCTGGCACGAGCAGATCGATCAGCACGGCGAGCAGATGCCGCCACGGCGGTGCGACGGCGGTGCCGTTCAGCAGGGGAGCGGCGCTCGCGGCATCCGCGGCGGGGGCGTGCCTGGTCCCGCAGTGCCGACAGTGCACGTCACCGGCATCGGA encodes:
- a CDS encoding EsaB/YukD family protein, with amino-acid sequence MTDFTRLTVIGTLNKAELVVPSEEPFAGLMPRLMGLLAEPSGSIARPLALVRSTGEQLDLGLSAAQQLVLDGELLHLSRIDDAPAPPEVSDVTDAVADALRTRGGLWGERPRHTLAAVAIGIIAAIAGGVALPLITASTLLPLAIAWPALLVAAVLLGRAGLGWAGTATTAAALGLSLPLAAALLPVAMPTLEESGSADPTRLGAVVALATAMNCLGLAWFCIAAGFGIGQRRRAALAGSLLGVALLLVPLLLLVLGVDPLGALGIGGVVAAIASGVVPWFALAAAGLTGLDDEVVAGRLRSRRTVLSTADEAYRTLSWSTVAAAIVLALCGVGLVASANGWAIGLGAALAVTAALRTRAFPLAVDAIALWTASALIALSAFAAHAASGIWLALAALVVAAVLVAIAAGVRPAAHTRATLRRLGNTTESLAVVSTVPLLLGVFGLYAQLLETF
- a CDS encoding FHA domain-containing protein: MGSAVVFTATCGRCGAWSDAGDVHCRHCGTRHAPAADAASAAPLLNGTAVAPPWRHLLAVLIDLLVPAALLASAFLPRTQGVGLLLLLLGVVAAGFCLLSNGRSGRWLGGWITRTRTVDTLTATPLGTPALLARIVTRAGRGLSCIDLLDGRDPLRAVFVPLAPLAIATAERAARTELPQSALPPAAVPAAAAATPQEGPLTLVLDSGQRVSLSGGLLIGRNPSNAVGSIQHELLALPDLSRTLSKTHALIEWSGGEIWVTDLGSTNGTTLLGTAETEAMGEALPAGIRTPVPERWMLALGDRSLSFVKPMRGAA
- a CDS encoding DUF6177 family protein; amino-acid sequence: MTDHETIRHPLVDAVHAGWVQSESRSAVIYLSEGRADLFVQAASGDVRVVLVTDELSALTEAYYQAMRDYRGAWVVRGQGGTLRDGITGAKLATIDEVLASPAIRDIDDVAVDYLRPKPTDQLEILLSASVRHRADADAVLGGFAEQATTTLQGVAPTGWGVTEPATVGWDRAELTAVARRRMPADTQFALAGTRTHPLTGTLGVRRTDRGLEEISQLFLGVGAAGSDSATSAPERVLGLLAAGEEKTMPLIALALARPGVSSQLRSPVLQAPANPLALLIGAPGVRALGLDPARMVAEFGAIAVGRPRIPALLFPLGTLDELGWPRVEAVLGAVDVDRLGALLGNGSAVLDGLRARHRLDTGLNDTGTSESGGKHGA
- the eccCa gene encoding type VII secretion protein EccCa, with the translated sequence MTLRIVHRPARVTRAVEAAEREMIAPPPIMPDGPVGGLPMQTMLPVLGALSSMTMIMVLRTNPVMVVVGAMILVVALVGGVGMALSQRGNQARTRRTQREHYLDYLETLRGTLRERGAELRENALLLDPDPGTLGELVHDPARRWERRRSDVDFLRVRIGLGDVRCFDLAIPDDANPVQPYDPIMTGEAQAVVRHYSRVQAMPVTIDLAGASHVSIIGERGNVLGAARALLLQIAAMHSPDDVQLAAVFPEHAAADWAGVDLLPHLSMGDTFDGPVPARRLASSTAALAQVISGELGERAQRAATAKRKPPAGRARALPDSALVVFIDDFGQVASVLPSVDADLGDAELRIIAVHLLSDRLHEPSEVTVRLSIDAGTATIDDARTDAAAEAVSARIDRVGLPLLAGIARTLSPLRVSLSAQEQLDEGRAIGVTELLGIRDLADFNTAASWAPRSPRDFLRVPIGVDDVGAPVLLDLKESAQLGMGPHGICIGATGSGKSEMLRTLILGLALSHSPDDLSMVLVDYKGGAAFAPFKGLPHVAGIIDNLADDPQLTERARSSIAGEVVRRQQLLKDAGSSASISHYRELRAERPELPPMPHLLVVIDEFGELLTAEPDFVDLLLTIGRIGRSIGVHLLLSSQRIEGGKLRGLDTYLSYRLGLRTFSEAESAVILDTPDAFHLPAVPGFGYLKVDTSIYRRFRAGYVSGPVPGDLARELAEPESSAVPLLLPVYNGVATDGDEAAAEEELSRPTTGRALIDECVDRLRTAARSTAPVWLPPLPNRVTLARALQGTTTDDGASTLQIPIGLLDDPTKQRQAPWRLDLTRSGGHVAVIGAPQSGRSTFLRTVAASIALTQTPRQVTVYGMDLTGGGLGRIEQFPHVGGVATRGNRDRLRRLLEELHGMLATREAVFRDHGIDSPAMLRTAHAAGRIPELVSADVVLLVDGLAQLRADFEDLEEPLADLLRRGGSFGIHVVITMNRWNDMRMNLQSLVGTRLELRINDPADSVISRKLSTTLKANQPGRILTDASLLAQTALPTMEDVDDALLGDALEALAAQTAAGWQGPAAAPIRLLPEDLSPALLPDVFDEPDRLPFGLRQDTMEPVFLELGTRDQHLLVFGDTQAGKSTVLRSLLSALVDRYTADELVVALMDLRGDLVGGVPDDYMGGHASNSREARGLAVAIAEELEKRQDAGKAAGTTSASPRIVVVVDDYDILASGGMEPLKPLLPYLASARDLRLHVLLARPVSGSSRAMFDVALQTIRDTGGSAIVMSGERSEGQVLPQLYAEQMVPGRGRFVRRGERPRLIQVANVPLGAAAQGIANENADENDDERKEAVHAS